The following are from one region of the Thermofilum sp. genome:
- a CDS encoding ABC transporter substrate-binding protein → MTATMQNTRAFLPAGGKLFLAGLLVGLLLGALLGYSLLSLTGGYVATPAQSYVEKIKSRGKLILGTSADWPPFEYVDAKGQYAGIDIEIAKRIAAELGVQLEVKDMKFAALIEALKKGDIDIILADMTPTAEREKEVDFSLPYYYSKGYAVVTLKTSAISSGADLLGKRIGVQLGTIQEDWAKENLEGKATVISYNRVYPEMVMVLKRGDIDAIIIGDTIASALVTKDPDLKIATYVGQPTIGAAVAVPQGAEDLKYVVNRVIERLIETGEISAIFQQETLKWLGEQ, encoded by the coding sequence TTGACAGCAACTATGCAAAACACCAGAGCATTTCTCCCAGCGGGAGGGAAGCTCTTTCTCGCAGGATTGCTCGTCGGCCTTCTCCTTGGAGCGCTGCTAGGGTATTCGCTACTATCGCTAACAGGAGGATATGTGGCTACACCAGCTCAGAGCTATGTTGAGAAGATAAAGAGCAGGGGGAAGCTGATCCTAGGCACGTCTGCTGACTGGCCGCCTTTCGAGTACGTTGATGCGAAGGGGCAGTACGCGGGGATAGATATCGAGATAGCGAAGAGAATCGCAGCCGAGCTCGGAGTGCAGCTGGAAGTGAAGGATATGAAGTTCGCCGCCCTCATAGAGGCGCTGAAGAAGGGCGACATAGATATCATCCTCGCCGACATGACTCCAACAGCTGAGAGGGAGAAGGAAGTCGACTTTTCTCTACCTTACTACTACAGCAAGGGGTACGCTGTCGTAACTCTGAAGACGTCTGCAATCTCCAGCGGCGCAGACCTGCTGGGGAAGAGAATAGGTGTGCAGCTCGGGACGATACAGGAGGATTGGGCGAAAGAGAACCTTGAAGGAAAAGCTACGGTAATATCCTACAACAGGGTCTACCCAGAGATGGTGATGGTTCTGAAGAGGGGGGACATCGACGCCATCATAATCGGCGACACTATCGCGAGCGCGCTTGTTACGAAGGACCCCGACCTCAAGATCGCGACCTACGTCGGGCAACCTACGATCGGTGCCGCTGTGGCAGTGCCTCAGGGCGCAGAGGATTTGAAGTATGTGGTGAACCGGGTTATTGAAAGGCTTATCGAGACGGGGGAGATCAGCGCTATCTTCCAGCAGGAGACGCTGAAGTGGCTTGGCGAACAATAA
- a CDS encoding amino acid ABC transporter permease — translation MIDFLTSYAGYIAEGIAVTLQITLMSYTLGFALGALLLAGGLSPLSLLTRMYIEPVRGTPLLVQIFIIYFGLPAIGIKLDAFTSAVLALGLNSAAYQAEILRSAVKAIPESQIHAAEVLGFSGAQTYRYVILPLALRSSIPALVNEFVTVLKESSLASVIGIVELTRRGEYVAAYTYRAFEAYLIVALIYFIACYTFSQFSRLLERKLRIPGYTGA, via the coding sequence GTGATAGATTTCCTGACGAGCTACGCGGGCTATATCGCGGAGGGTATCGCAGTAACGCTTCAGATAACTTTGATGTCCTACACGCTGGGCTTCGCGCTTGGAGCTCTCCTCCTTGCGGGAGGTCTTTCCCCGCTGAGCCTGTTGACTCGAATGTACATAGAGCCCGTTAGAGGCACCCCTCTACTCGTCCAGATCTTCATCATCTACTTCGGGCTGCCGGCAATAGGCATCAAACTCGATGCTTTCACTTCAGCGGTGCTGGCGCTAGGCCTGAACAGCGCGGCTTACCAGGCGGAGATCTTGCGCTCCGCCGTGAAGGCGATCCCGGAGAGCCAGATTCACGCTGCCGAGGTTCTCGGCTTCTCGGGGGCCCAGACCTACAGGTACGTTATCCTGCCCCTAGCTCTCAGATCCTCCATCCCCGCGCTTGTCAACGAGTTCGTCACAGTGCTCAAGGAGAGCTCTCTGGCGAGCGTGATCGGCATCGTCGAGCTCACCCGCCGGGGAGAGTACGTGGCGGCTTACACGTACAGGGCTTTCGAGGCATATCTGATCGTCGCGCTGATCTACTTCATCGCGTGCTACACTTTCTCCCAGTTTTCGAGGCTACTTGAGAGAAAGCTGAGAATACCGGGGTACACGGGTGCGTAG